In one window of Streptomyces roseofulvus DNA:
- a CDS encoding ABC transporter ATP-binding protein: MTTSVREREPVRLAGVGRRYGARGPWVLRGVDLHLAAGRLVRATGANGTGKSTLLRLVAGVDAPAEGRITGRPSRTAYVPERFPPALPFTALGYLVHLGRLQGLGRAAARARAGEWLERFGAGAYAGTALAGLSKGSAQKVAVAQALLAAPGLLVLDEAWTGLDAGARAELDRAVRERVAAGATVVFVDHDPRRLAGEADTTLRVEGGRVRAEAHPAGPAPVRIVASGDRPLPDRLPGGAVPAATGEGTLFRVDAAASDDLLRVLLDAAWHVHRVESGRAGERA; the protein is encoded by the coding sequence ATGACGACGTCGGTGAGGGAACGGGAGCCCGTGCGGCTCGCGGGGGTCGGGCGCCGGTACGGCGCGCGCGGCCCGTGGGTGCTGCGCGGGGTCGACCTGCACCTGGCCGCCGGACGGCTCGTCCGGGCCACCGGCGCGAACGGCACCGGCAAGTCGACGCTGCTCCGCCTGGTCGCCGGGGTCGACGCCCCCGCCGAGGGCCGGATCACCGGCCGCCCGTCCCGCACCGCGTACGTCCCCGAGCGCTTCCCGCCCGCCCTGCCGTTCACGGCCCTCGGCTATCTGGTCCACCTCGGCCGCCTCCAGGGCCTCGGCCGCGCCGCGGCCCGGGCCCGGGCGGGGGAGTGGCTGGAACGGTTCGGCGCGGGCGCGTACGCCGGGACCGCCCTGGCCGGCCTGTCCAAGGGCAGCGCGCAGAAGGTGGCCGTCGCCCAGGCGCTGCTCGCCGCGCCCGGCCTCCTGGTCCTCGACGAGGCGTGGACGGGGCTCGACGCCGGGGCCCGCGCGGAGCTCGACCGCGCCGTGCGCGAGCGGGTCGCGGCCGGCGCCACGGTCGTCTTCGTCGACCACGACCCGCGCCGGCTGGCGGGCGAGGCGGACACGACCCTGCGCGTCGAGGGCGGCCGGGTGCGTGCGGAGGCGCACCCGGCCGGTCCCGCCCCGGTGCGGATCGTCGCCTCCGGGGACCGGCCGCTGCCCGACCGCCTCCCCGGCGGGGCCGTCCCGGCCGCGACCGGCGAGGGCACGCTCTTCCGGGTGGACGCCGCCGCCTCCGACGATCTGCTCCGCGTGCTGCTCGACGCCGCCTGGCACGTGCACCGGGTGGAGTCCGGCCGGGCGGGGGAGCGGGCGTGA
- a CDS encoding ABC transporter, producing the protein MTALLRYHSALFFRSQRWLAPLLLYAALVAVGVRPGDPVLGSLGIAAAGLVPVSAWSVRICLTQEPAAARAVAAAAGGRSRAHLAALLTGAGWPVLAGAVATVAVTATGDHAGTSGPDALLAGVLAATACALTGGAVGALAARPFVRAAGWSVAALLLGSLLVLVTTGSPAKHAVTALVAAEGAASPPWAACAAAVLAAAATAAASCLAAARLE; encoded by the coding sequence GTGACGGCGCTGCTGCGGTACCACTCGGCCCTGTTCTTCCGCTCCCAGCGGTGGCTCGCCCCGCTGCTCCTGTACGCGGCCCTCGTCGCGGTCGGCGTCCGGCCGGGCGATCCCGTCCTCGGGTCGCTCGGCATCGCGGCGGCGGGTCTGGTGCCGGTCTCCGCCTGGTCGGTGCGGATCTGTCTGACGCAGGAACCGGCCGCCGCCCGCGCCGTGGCCGCCGCGGCCGGCGGCCGGTCCCGCGCGCACCTGGCCGCCCTGCTCACCGGCGCCGGCTGGCCGGTGCTCGCCGGGGCGGTCGCGACGGTCGCGGTGACGGCCACCGGCGACCACGCCGGGACGAGCGGGCCGGACGCCCTGCTCGCCGGGGTCCTGGCCGCCACCGCCTGTGCCCTCACCGGCGGGGCGGTCGGCGCGCTCGCCGCCCGCCCCTTCGTGCGGGCGGCGGGCTGGTCGGTGGCGGCGCTGCTGCTGGGCTCGCTGCTGGTCCTGGTGACCACGGGTTCGCCCGCGAAGCACGCGGTCACCGCCCTGGTCGCCGCCGAGGGGGCGGCGAGCCCGCCGTGGGCCGCCTGCGCCGCCGCCGTCCTCGCCGCCGCGGCGACGGCGGCCGCGTCCTGCCTGGCGGCCGCGCGCCTGGAGTGA
- a CDS encoding peptidyl-tRNA hydrolase, producing the protein MSSHDTDPSTEPSADPRDEKPQFVLPLVVRIEKDAPPARTDALETAARAVLRLLTDGRAAGEGAWARAVADWEDARIRKVVRRARGAEWRRAGALPGITVTGAGAEVRVFPPVPLDGWPKDLARLQVSGTDLDDPAAPGPVPDGAAVLWLNPGLAMSAGKAMAQAGHGAQLLWWALDETARTAWREAGFPLAVRTAAEADWPALAASGLPVVRDAGFTEIAPGSATVVSAFPGVLDAPGAPVAGNLK; encoded by the coding sequence GTGAGCAGCCACGACACCGACCCGAGCACCGAACCGAGCGCCGATCCCCGCGACGAGAAGCCGCAGTTCGTCCTGCCCCTGGTGGTGCGCATCGAGAAGGACGCGCCGCCGGCCCGTACCGACGCCCTGGAGACCGCGGCCCGGGCCGTGCTCCGGCTCCTGACCGACGGGCGGGCGGCCGGCGAGGGCGCGTGGGCGCGGGCCGTCGCCGACTGGGAGGACGCCCGCATCCGCAAGGTCGTCCGGCGGGCGCGCGGCGCGGAGTGGCGGCGCGCCGGGGCCCTGCCCGGCATCACCGTGACCGGCGCCGGGGCGGAGGTACGGGTCTTCCCGCCGGTGCCCCTGGACGGCTGGCCCAAGGACCTGGCCAGGCTCCAGGTCTCCGGCACCGACCTCGACGACCCGGCCGCGCCCGGGCCCGTCCCGGACGGTGCGGCCGTGCTCTGGCTCAACCCGGGGCTCGCGATGTCGGCCGGCAAGGCGATGGCGCAGGCCGGGCACGGCGCCCAGCTCCTGTGGTGGGCGCTGGACGAAACCGCCCGTACGGCCTGGCGGGAGGCCGGCTTCCCGCTCGCCGTCCGCACGGCGGCCGAGGCCGACTGGCCCGCCCTGGCCGCGAGCGGCCTGCCGGTCGTCCGCGACGCGGGGTTCACGGAGATCGCGCCGGGCAGCGCCACGGTGGTGTCGGCGTTCCCGGGCGTCCTGGACGCTCCCGGGGCGCCGGTGGCCGGGAACCTCAAATGA
- a CDS encoding DUF4349 domain-containing protein, with protein MHVSDRTKRSSRRGRAGAALLLAASLALTAGCGADSADGGNDGKAAAAQGKLDHKGAADGTTGGSSGAEADAKPGATKPGGTRAPAVQHLIRTASLSVEVERVAETAGRVRAVATAAGGRVESESTERVDERYDHSTLVLRVPQDRYDQVLADLAGTGKLLSREAKAQDVTDQVVDVESRIATQRASVARVRTLMDRAERLADVVTLEGELSRRQADLEALLAQRASLKDRTSLATITVSLSQQERPAAGDEVTDDSRPAFGDALSGGWNALVAVVAWTLVVLAALAPWLAVALAAYAVWRWGVRPRRRARAAVAAPRPEPVPAAVPGQGARTNAAGLPLPEEEPAGAPDEEGSAP; from the coding sequence GTGCACGTTTCGGACAGGACGAAGAGGTCGTCCCGGCGCGGCAGAGCGGGGGCGGCGCTGCTGCTCGCCGCCTCGCTGGCGCTGACGGCCGGCTGCGGCGCGGACTCCGCGGACGGCGGCAACGACGGCAAGGCGGCCGCCGCGCAGGGCAAACTCGACCACAAGGGGGCGGCGGACGGGACCACGGGCGGCTCCTCGGGCGCGGAGGCCGACGCGAAGCCGGGCGCGACGAAGCCGGGCGGGACGCGGGCGCCGGCCGTGCAGCACCTGATCCGCACGGCCTCGCTGTCGGTGGAGGTCGAGCGGGTCGCGGAGACCGCCGGCCGGGTGCGGGCGGTGGCGACGGCGGCGGGCGGCCGGGTGGAGTCCGAGTCCACCGAGCGCGTCGACGAGCGGTACGACCACTCCACCCTGGTGCTGCGGGTGCCGCAGGACCGCTACGACCAGGTCCTCGCCGACCTGGCCGGCACCGGGAAGCTGCTGTCGCGCGAGGCGAAGGCGCAGGACGTCACCGACCAGGTCGTGGACGTGGAGAGCCGGATCGCCACCCAGCGGGCGAGCGTGGCCCGGGTGCGAACGCTGATGGACCGGGCCGAGCGGCTGGCCGACGTCGTGACGCTGGAGGGCGAGCTGAGCCGGCGGCAGGCGGACCTGGAGGCGCTGCTGGCCCAGCGGGCGTCGCTGAAGGACCGGACCTCGCTGGCGACGATCACGGTGAGCCTGAGCCAGCAGGAGCGGCCGGCCGCCGGGGACGAGGTGACCGACGACAGCCGCCCGGCGTTCGGCGACGCCCTGTCGGGCGGCTGGAACGCGCTGGTCGCCGTGGTCGCCTGGACCCTCGTGGTGCTCGCCGCGCTCGCGCCCTGGCTGGCGGTCGCGCTGGCGGCGTACGCGGTCTGGCGCTGGGGCGTCCGTCCGCGCCGCCGGGCCCGCGCCGCCGTCGCGGCGCCCCGGCCGGAACCCGTCCCCGCCGCCGTACCGGGGCAGGGGGCGCGGACGAACGCGGCCGGGCTCCCGCTGCCCGAGGAGGAGCCCGCCGGAGCACCGGACGAGGAGGGCTCGGCGCCGTAG
- a CDS encoding TIGR04222 domain-containing membrane protein yields the protein MVWIPLLLVACAVTAVACARLCRAAVAAGGTGAGTPGEAELTLGEAAFLAGGPRRVTDLALVSMHRARRLLLAHTGWATVVDGSGGDELERAVLGAIGPDGQAPVPRLRPAVAAAPCVRRIEEGLVERGLAVPGAGRREVAAGLRAVRGAFLLTPALAAVSVPLAAEAERAPALAGFALPLTAAGLCWAIGRHPRGRWASHAGQRLLAGLSAEDPLTALATRGPAVLEPELRDALGGP from the coding sequence ATGGTCTGGATCCCGCTGCTCCTCGTCGCGTGCGCCGTGACCGCCGTCGCCTGCGCCCGGCTCTGCCGGGCCGCGGTGGCCGCCGGCGGGACCGGCGCCGGGACGCCCGGGGAGGCCGAACTCACCCTGGGCGAGGCCGCGTTCCTCGCGGGCGGGCCGCGCCGGGTCACCGATCTGGCGCTGGTCTCGATGCACCGGGCGCGCCGGCTGCTGCTCGCGCACACCGGCTGGGCCACGGTCGTCGACGGCTCCGGCGGGGACGAGCTGGAGCGGGCGGTGCTCGGCGCGATCGGGCCGGACGGCCAGGCACCGGTGCCCCGGCTGCGTCCCGCGGTCGCCGCCGCCCCGTGCGTACGCCGGATCGAGGAGGGTCTGGTGGAGCGGGGACTCGCGGTGCCGGGGGCGGGCCGGCGGGAGGTCGCGGCCGGGCTGCGGGCGGTGCGCGGGGCGTTCCTGCTGACGCCGGCGCTGGCGGCGGTCTCCGTGCCGCTGGCGGCGGAGGCCGAGAGGGCTCCGGCACTCGCCGGGTTCGCGCTGCCGCTGACGGCCGCGGGGCTCTGCTGGGCGATCGGCCGGCACCCGCGCGGGCGGTGGGCCTCGCACGCCGGTCAGCGGCTGCTCGCCGGGCTCTCGGCGGAGGATCCGCTCACGGCGCTCGCCACCCGGGGGCCGGCGGTGCTGGAACCGGAGCTGCGGGACGCGCTGGGAGGGCCCTGA
- a CDS encoding DUF692 domain-containing protein, with the protein MTELGIGIGWRPEIADAVGELPVDWVEVVAENVCAGHLPDALARLRARGVTVVPHGVSLGLGGADRPDPERLAALAAKAEALGAPLVTEHIAFVRAGGPLTATPPLEAGHLLPVPRTRDALDVLCENVRIAQESLPVPLALENIAALFSWPDEELSEGRFLAELVERTGVRLLIDVANLYTNHRNRGEDPARALAELPVEAIAYVHVAGGVERDGVWHDTHAHPVPAPVLDILADLAGRVAPPGVLLERDDHFPAASELAAELAAIRTTVTTARRAARPAPAGPLAARHGVGAAALRAGRALTGGDALHIGAGARVSGGPMPTSRPAASAPEPGRAPVAGGPDTDTAPSDGPLAVLTRPGPPAGTSGAAVAADEAEPSATGAARQRLGVAQAALLSALVAGTPVPEGFDVRRIGVQSRALAAKRASVVARIAPELPRILGDEFRPAFLAYARRRPMPGSYRRDALDFVEGLLLDGQRPDRRELTRWWRERTESRPPGLVTRAARRVFGGR; encoded by the coding sequence ATGACGGAACTCGGCATCGGCATCGGCTGGCGTCCCGAGATCGCGGACGCGGTCGGGGAGCTGCCCGTCGACTGGGTGGAGGTCGTCGCGGAGAACGTGTGCGCCGGCCATCTGCCCGACGCGCTCGCCCGGCTGCGGGCGCGCGGCGTCACCGTCGTACCGCACGGGGTGTCGCTCGGGCTCGGCGGTGCGGACCGCCCCGACCCCGAGCGGCTGGCCGCGCTCGCCGCGAAGGCGGAGGCGCTGGGGGCGCCGCTCGTCACCGAGCACATCGCCTTCGTCCGGGCCGGCGGCCCGCTGACGGCGACCCCGCCGCTGGAGGCCGGGCACCTGCTGCCGGTCCCGCGCACCCGGGACGCCCTGGACGTGCTCTGCGAGAACGTGCGCATCGCGCAGGAGTCCCTGCCGGTGCCGCTGGCGCTGGAGAACATCGCCGCGCTGTTCTCGTGGCCGGACGAGGAGCTGTCGGAGGGGCGCTTCCTGGCGGAGCTGGTGGAGCGCACGGGGGTACGGCTCCTCATCGACGTCGCCAACCTGTACACCAACCACCGCAACCGGGGCGAGGACCCGGCGCGGGCCCTCGCCGAACTGCCGGTGGAGGCCATCGCGTACGTGCACGTGGCGGGCGGGGTCGAGCGGGACGGGGTCTGGCACGACACCCACGCCCACCCGGTCCCGGCGCCCGTCCTGGACATCCTGGCCGACCTCGCCGGCCGGGTCGCCCCGCCGGGCGTCCTCCTGGAGCGCGACGACCACTTCCCGGCGGCGAGCGAGCTGGCCGCCGAACTCGCCGCGATCCGCACCACGGTGACGACGGCCCGCCGCGCCGCACGCCCGGCCCCGGCCGGCCCGCTCGCCGCCCGCCACGGCGTCGGCGCCGCCGCCCTGCGCGCCGGCCGCGCCCTCACGGGTGGCGACGCCCTGCACATCGGCGCGGGCGCCCGCGTCTCGGGCGGTCCGATGCCGACCTCCCGGCCGGCCGCTTCGGCTCCGGAGCCGGGCCGGGCCCCCGTGGCCGGCGGCCCGGACACGGACACGGCCCCGTCCGACGGCCCGCTGGCCGTCCTGACGCGCCCCGGCCCGCCGGCCGGGACCTCCGGAGCCGCCGTGGCCGCCGACGAAGCCGAGCCCTCGGCGACCGGGGCCGCGCGGCAGCGGCTCGGGGTCGCGCAGGCGGCGCTGCTGTCGGCGCTGGTCGCGGGGACCCCGGTGCCGGAGGGCTTCGACGTGCGGCGGATCGGCGTGCAGAGCCGGGCGCTCGCCGCCAAGCGGGCCTCCGTCGTGGCGCGGATCGCGCCCGAGCTGCCGAGGATCCTCGGCGACGAGTTCCGGCCCGCCTTCCTGGCCTACGCCCGCAGACGGCCCATGCCCGGGAGCTACCGGCGGGACGCGCTCGACTTCGTCGAGGGGCTGCTCCTCGACGGGCAGCGTCCCGACCGGCGGGAGCTGACCCGCTGGTGGCGGGAGCGGACCGAGAGCCGGCCGCCCGGCCTGGTGACGCGTGCCGCCCGGCGCGTGTTCGGGGGGCGGTGA
- the hemG gene encoding protoporphyrinogen oxidase → MNADTTGPHAGPHAVVVGGGITGLAAARRLLAAGARVTLLEAGDRLGGKLLAGEIAGAPVDLGAESLLARRPEAVALAEAVGLGDRLQAPGTTTASVWSRGRLVPMPKGHVMGVPGDAAAVAGLLSAEGLRGIGRDLELPPTEPGDDTAIGAYVAERMGREVVDRLVEPLLGGVYAGDAYRISMRAAVPALFEAARRHPTLTAAVRAVQAAGAAVPADAAGAATGLGGSAFAGLVGGIGILPGAVADAVRAAGGTILTDTPATALLRAGTGWRVVTPERTLDADAVVLAAPAPVAARLLGGLAPEAAALLDAIAYASMALVTFAFRRADLPELPGSGFLVPPVDGHTIKASTFSSQKWRWVGEAAPELFVLRTSVGRHGEESWLHRDDEDLVAASLKDLGAATGLAARPVATTVTRWTGGLPQYPVGHLDRVARARAALAGLPGLRLAGAAYDGVGIPACVASAHRAADAVADEIIATSETGHPGAGHSS, encoded by the coding sequence ATGAACGCGGACACCACGGGACCCCACGCCGGACCTCACGCCGTCGTCGTCGGCGGCGGCATCACCGGCCTCGCCGCCGCCCGCCGGCTCCTCGCCGCCGGGGCGCGCGTCACCCTCCTGGAGGCGGGCGACCGGCTGGGCGGCAAGCTCCTCGCGGGGGAGATCGCCGGCGCCCCCGTGGACCTGGGCGCCGAGTCGCTGCTCGCCCGCCGCCCCGAGGCCGTCGCCCTCGCCGAGGCGGTCGGCCTCGGCGACCGGCTCCAGGCCCCCGGCACCACCACCGCCTCCGTCTGGTCCCGGGGCCGGCTCGTCCCGATGCCCAAGGGCCACGTCATGGGCGTCCCCGGCGACGCCGCGGCCGTCGCCGGCCTCCTCTCCGCGGAGGGGCTGCGCGGGATCGGCCGGGACCTGGAGCTGCCGCCCACCGAGCCGGGCGACGACACCGCCATCGGCGCGTACGTCGCCGAGCGCATGGGCCGCGAGGTCGTCGACCGGCTCGTCGAACCGCTCCTCGGCGGCGTCTACGCCGGCGACGCCTACCGCATCTCGATGCGGGCCGCCGTCCCCGCCCTCTTCGAGGCCGCCCGCCGCCACCCCACCCTCACCGCCGCCGTCCGGGCCGTCCAGGCCGCCGGCGCCGCCGTCCCCGCCGACGCGGCGGGCGCGGCCACCGGCCTCGGCGGGTCCGCCTTCGCCGGCCTCGTCGGCGGCATCGGCATCCTCCCCGGCGCCGTCGCCGACGCCGTCCGTGCCGCCGGCGGCACGATCCTCACCGACACCCCCGCGACCGCGCTGCTGCGGGCCGGGACCGGCTGGCGGGTCGTCACCCCGGAGCGGACCCTCGACGCGGACGCCGTGGTCCTCGCCGCCCCCGCGCCGGTCGCCGCCCGCCTCCTCGGCGGTCTCGCCCCCGAGGCCGCCGCGCTCCTCGACGCGATCGCCTACGCCTCCATGGCCCTGGTGACGTTCGCCTTCCGCCGCGCGGACCTGCCGGAGCTGCCCGGCTCCGGCTTCCTCGTGCCGCCGGTCGACGGCCACACCATCAAGGCGTCCACCTTCTCCAGCCAGAAGTGGCGCTGGGTCGGCGAGGCCGCCCCCGAGCTCTTCGTGCTCCGCACCTCGGTCGGCCGGCACGGCGAGGAGAGCTGGCTGCACCGTGACGACGAGGACCTGGTCGCCGCCTCCCTCAAGGACCTGGGCGCCGCCACCGGCCTCGCCGCCCGCCCGGTCGCCACCACCGTCACCCGCTGGACCGGCGGCCTGCCCCAGTACCCCGTCGGCCACCTGGACCGCGTCGCCCGGGCCCGTGCCGCCCTCGCCGGACTGCCCGGACTGCGCCTCGCCGGGGCCGCGTACGACGGTGTCGGCATCCCCGCCTGCGTCGCCTCGGCGCACCGCGCGGCCGACGCCGTCGCGGACGAGATCATCGCCACGTCGGAAACGGGGCACCCCGGTGCGGGGCACTCCTCGTGA
- a CDS encoding FAD-dependent oxidoreductase, whose translation MSERLVVIGGDAAGMSAASQARRLKGPEELEITAFERGRFSSYSACGIPYWVGGDVTGRGELIARSPEEHRARGIDLRTRTEVTEIDLAGQRVLARDLTAGTEAWTGFDKLVIATGARPARPAVPGIDAAGVHGVQTLEDGQALLDSLAGTAGRRAVVVGAGYIGVEMAEALLNRGYEVTVLNRGEQPMATLDPDMGRLVHRAMDGLGIRTVGSAPVTKILTGDDGRVRAVATDADEYPADVVVLGTGVVPETSLAEAAGLPLGAHGGLLTDLAMRVRGHGNVWAGGDCVEVLDLVSGRERHVPLGTHANKQGQVIGSNVGGDYATFPGVVGTAVSKVCDLEIARTGLREKDAREVGLRFVAVTVESTSRAGYYPGAAPMTVKMLAERRTGRLLGVQIVGREGAAKRVDVAAVALTAGMTVERMTALDLGYAPPFSPVWDPVLVAARKAVAAVRAAG comes from the coding sequence ATGAGCGAACGACTGGTGGTCATCGGGGGCGACGCGGCGGGCATGTCCGCCGCGTCGCAGGCGCGCAGGCTCAAGGGGCCGGAGGAGCTGGAGATCACGGCCTTCGAGCGGGGCCGGTTCTCCTCGTACTCGGCCTGTGGCATCCCGTACTGGGTCGGCGGGGACGTGACCGGGCGCGGGGAGCTGATCGCCCGCTCCCCCGAGGAGCACCGGGCGCGCGGGATCGACCTGCGGACCCGGACCGAGGTGACGGAGATCGACCTCGCCGGACAGCGGGTTCTGGCCAGGGACCTGACGGCCGGTACGGAGGCGTGGACGGGCTTCGACAAGCTGGTGATCGCGACCGGGGCGCGCCCGGCCCGGCCGGCGGTGCCGGGGATCGACGCGGCGGGCGTGCACGGGGTGCAGACCCTGGAGGACGGGCAGGCGCTGCTCGACTCGCTCGCGGGGACGGCGGGGCGGCGGGCGGTGGTCGTCGGCGCCGGGTACATCGGCGTGGAGATGGCCGAGGCGCTGCTGAACCGGGGCTACGAGGTGACGGTCCTCAACCGGGGCGAGCAGCCGATGGCGACGCTCGACCCGGACATGGGGCGGCTCGTGCACCGGGCGATGGACGGACTGGGGATCCGTACGGTCGGCTCGGCGCCGGTGACGAAGATCCTCACCGGTGACGACGGCCGGGTCCGGGCGGTGGCGACGGACGCGGACGAGTACCCGGCGGACGTGGTGGTGCTCGGTACGGGCGTGGTGCCGGAGACCTCGCTGGCGGAGGCGGCGGGGCTGCCGCTCGGCGCGCACGGCGGCCTGCTGACCGACCTGGCGATGCGGGTGCGGGGGCACGGGAACGTGTGGGCGGGCGGCGACTGCGTGGAGGTCCTGGACCTGGTGTCGGGCCGGGAGCGGCACGTGCCGCTGGGCACCCACGCCAACAAGCAGGGGCAGGTCATCGGCTCGAACGTGGGCGGCGACTACGCGACCTTCCCCGGTGTGGTGGGGACGGCGGTGTCGAAGGTCTGCGACCTGGAGATCGCCAGGACCGGGCTGCGGGAGAAGGACGCCCGGGAGGTGGGGCTGCGGTTCGTGGCGGTGACGGTGGAGTCGACCAGCCGGGCCGGCTACTACCCGGGGGCGGCGCCGATGACGGTGAAGATGCTGGCCGAGCGGCGGACCGGGCGGCTGCTCGGGGTGCAGATCGTGGGCCGGGAGGGCGCGGCGAAGCGGGTGGACGTCGCGGCGGTGGCGCTGACGGCCGGGATGACGGTGGAGCGGATGACCGCCCTGGACCTGGGGTACGCGCCGCCGTTCTCCCCGGTGTGGGACCCGGTGCTGGTGGCGGCCCGGAAGGCGGTGGCGGCCGTTCGGGCGGCCGGATGA
- a CDS encoding TIGR04222 domain-containing membrane protein, translating to MDLLLLALHLAAAAALVRLFVLARRIRGGGGGPLHDVYEAAFLGGGPGRVADTALAAMHLDGRIVIGGPGVVAVVHRIAHDPVERAVLDTHAAAPSGSLRGLRLGVMTHPAVQEIGDALADRGLVTAPGPRRALRRWCVGLAVGSVLLFPVGIAATVVQFAADGPTVPFFVMLLPLFFVCFLTALICGTGSTRQVSTAGLAALAAYRNAYGHGGANTVALGGIRALPDRDLWERLRNAARPGGPSRGGRSRTGSSTHSSDATAAAAVVVWCAGAATGGGDGWGSDSGSGGSSCSSSSCSSSSCGSSSSSCGSSSSSCGSSSSSCGGGGGSSCGGGGG from the coding sequence ATGGACCTGCTCCTCCTGGCGCTCCACCTCGCCGCCGCGGCCGCGCTCGTCCGGCTGTTCGTGCTGGCCCGCCGCATCCGGGGCGGGGGCGGCGGACCGCTCCACGACGTCTACGAGGCCGCGTTCCTCGGCGGCGGCCCCGGCCGGGTCGCCGACACGGCGCTCGCCGCCATGCACCTGGACGGCCGGATCGTCATCGGCGGGCCCGGCGTGGTCGCCGTCGTCCACCGGATCGCCCACGACCCGGTGGAGCGGGCCGTGCTCGACACCCACGCGGCCGCCCCGAGCGGCTCCCTGCGCGGGTTGCGCCTCGGGGTGATGACCCACCCGGCGGTGCAGGAGATCGGCGACGCGCTCGCCGACCGGGGACTGGTGACCGCGCCGGGTCCCCGCCGCGCCCTGCGGCGCTGGTGCGTCGGTCTGGCCGTCGGCTCCGTGCTGCTGTTCCCGGTCGGCATCGCGGCGACCGTCGTCCAGTTCGCGGCGGACGGGCCCACCGTGCCGTTCTTCGTGATGCTGCTGCCGCTCTTCTTCGTCTGCTTCCTCACCGCGCTGATCTGCGGCACCGGCTCCACCCGCCAGGTGAGCACGGCGGGGCTCGCCGCGCTGGCCGCCTACCGGAACGCGTACGGCCACGGCGGCGCCAACACCGTCGCCCTCGGCGGGATCCGGGCGCTGCCCGACCGCGACCTGTGGGAGCGGCTGCGGAACGCGGCCCGGCCCGGCGGTCCGTCCCGCGGCGGCCGGAGCCGTACCGGGTCGTCGACGCACTCCTCCGACGCGACCGCCGCCGCGGCCGTGGTCGTGTGGTGCGCGGGCGCGGCCACGGGCGGCGGGGACGGCTGGGGCTCGGACTCCGGATCGGGCGGCTCGTCCTGCTCGTCCTCGTCCTGTTCGTCCTCCTCCTGCGGTTCCTCCTCCTCGTCCTGCGGCTCCTCGTCGTCGTCCTGCGGGTCGTCGTCGTCCTCGTGCGGCGGAGGCGGCGGCTCCTCCTGCGGCGGGGGCGGCGGCTGA
- the hemQ gene encoding hydrogen peroxide-dependent heme synthase, with protein MSAPEKIPNAGKKAKDLNEVIRYTLWSVFKLRDVLPADRAGYADEVQELFDQLAAKDITVRGTYDLSGLRADADVMIWWHAETSDELQAAYNLFRRTKLGRALEPVWSNMALHRPAEFNKSHIPAFLADETPRDYVSVYPFVRSYDWYLLPDEDRRRMLADHGKMARGFPDVRANTVASFSLGDYEWLLAFEADELHRIVDLMRHLRASEARMHVREEVPFYTGRRKSVADLVAGLA; from the coding sequence ATGAGTGCGCCCGAAAAGATCCCGAACGCCGGTAAGAAGGCGAAGGACCTCAACGAGGTCATCCGCTACACCCTGTGGTCCGTCTTCAAGCTGCGCGACGTCCTGCCCGCCGACCGAGCCGGCTACGCCGACGAGGTCCAGGAGCTGTTCGACCAGCTCGCGGCCAAGGACATCACCGTCCGCGGCACGTACGACCTCTCGGGTCTGCGCGCCGACGCCGACGTCATGATCTGGTGGCACGCCGAGACGAGCGACGAGCTCCAGGCGGCGTACAACCTCTTCCGCCGCACGAAGCTGGGCCGCGCCCTGGAGCCGGTCTGGTCGAACATGGCGCTGCACCGCCCGGCCGAGTTCAACAAGTCGCACATCCCGGCGTTCCTCGCCGACGAGACCCCGCGCGACTACGTCTCGGTCTACCCCTTCGTCCGCTCCTACGACTGGTACCTGCTGCCGGACGAGGACCGCCGACGGATGCTCGCCGACCACGGCAAGATGGCCCGCGGCTTCCCGGACGTCCGGGCCAACACGGTCGCCTCCTTCTCGCTCGGCGACTACGAGTGGCTCCTCGCCTTCGAGGCCGACGAGCTGCACCGCATCGTCGACCTGATGCGCCACCTGCGCGCCTCCGAGGCGCGGATGCACGTCCGCGAGGAGGTCCCCTTCTACACCGGCCGCCGCAAGAGCGTCGCGGACCTGGTGGCGGGCCTGGCCTGA